From the Gallaecimonas kandeliae genome, one window contains:
- a CDS encoding cation-translocating P-type ATPase, with amino-acid sequence MPSPHTPTADTAPPPWSQPAPSVLAGLGVNPRQGLDRQEARRRLRRFGPNRLRPPRHRSAWQVLLAQFKSLMMLLLALAALLAFGLGQTVDGAAILAVLGLNVAIGFTVELRGVRSMEALYRLTRLKVRVRRGGHVKQIATEQLVPGDLVLLEGGDKVGADLRLLEAANLQVDESALTGESLPVTKGIEPVPADSPLAERSTMLYSGTHLVQGSGEAVVVATGLATELGRIATLVTQIPDKATPLEQKLALLGQKLIWLTLALAALLALAGIWVGREPVAMLKIAIALAVAAVPEGLPVVATIALARGMWRMARQNALINRLAAVETLGATAVICTDKTGTLTENRLSLARLLLASGEQAELAEAGFEGTGQDSPQLRQALELAVLCNNASLDEGGLGDPLEVALLAAGRQAGLEREALLRRWPELREEAFSTDSRMMASFHQGPDGIRVAVKGAPEAVLAACAFEGSGDQAEPMVDARRQHWLAQNQRLAKQGLRVLALAEGRAANIEAEPYQGLSLLALVGLMDPPRQDVALALAQCRAAGIRVVMVTGDQAATAAHVARQLGLDGDQPLVVAQGKALRPLDEMSEPDKVAALATSVFARVEPAQKLRLVALHQEAGAVVAMTGDGVNDAPALKQADIGIAMGQRGTQVAREAAAMVLKDDAFATLVLAVRQGRIIFDNIRSFVLYLLSCNISELMVVALATLADAPLPLLPLQILYLNLVTDVFPALALGVGPGAPGVMERPPRPRAEAVIDGRHWLAILGYGSSITFAVLGAFALALGPLALAPAAAVTIAFLTLALAQLWHLFNMRQPGSSWRHNAIVRNPYAWAALALCLVLLWLALYLPPLAALLHLEPPGLTGWALVLSASLLPLLLGQSLKALNLTQRKHP; translated from the coding sequence TTGCCAAGCCCCCATACCCCCACAGCCGATACAGCCCCGCCGCCCTGGAGCCAGCCGGCGCCAAGCGTGCTGGCCGGCCTGGGGGTCAACCCCCGCCAGGGCCTGGACCGCCAGGAGGCGCGGCGACGGCTGCGCCGATTCGGCCCCAACCGGCTGCGCCCGCCGCGCCACCGCAGCGCCTGGCAGGTGCTGCTGGCCCAGTTCAAGAGCCTGATGATGCTGCTGCTGGCGCTGGCGGCGCTGCTGGCCTTTGGCCTCGGCCAAACCGTGGACGGTGCCGCCATACTGGCGGTGCTGGGGCTCAACGTCGCCATCGGCTTCACGGTGGAGCTGCGCGGGGTGCGCTCCATGGAAGCCCTCTACCGCCTGACCCGGCTCAAGGTCAGGGTGCGCCGGGGCGGCCACGTCAAGCAAATCGCCACTGAGCAGCTGGTGCCGGGGGATCTGGTGCTGCTGGAAGGTGGCGACAAGGTCGGCGCCGACCTGCGGCTGCTGGAGGCGGCCAATCTCCAGGTCGACGAGTCGGCCCTGACCGGCGAATCCCTGCCCGTTACCAAGGGGATCGAGCCTGTCCCTGCCGACAGCCCCCTGGCCGAGCGCAGCACCATGCTCTACAGCGGCACCCACCTGGTCCAGGGTAGTGGCGAGGCGGTGGTGGTGGCCACGGGCCTGGCCACGGAGCTGGGCCGGATCGCCACCCTGGTCACCCAGATCCCGGACAAGGCTACGCCCCTGGAGCAAAAACTGGCCTTATTGGGCCAGAAACTCATCTGGCTGACCCTGGCCCTGGCCGCCCTGCTGGCCCTGGCCGGCATTTGGGTGGGCAGGGAGCCGGTGGCCATGCTGAAGATCGCCATAGCCCTGGCGGTAGCGGCGGTACCGGAAGGGCTGCCGGTGGTGGCGACCATAGCCCTGGCCAGGGGCATGTGGCGCATGGCCAGGCAGAACGCCCTGATCAACAGGCTGGCGGCGGTGGAAACCCTGGGCGCCACGGCCGTGATCTGCACCGACAAGACCGGCACCCTCACCGAGAACCGCCTCAGCCTGGCCAGGTTGCTGCTGGCATCGGGAGAACAAGCGGAGCTGGCCGAGGCGGGCTTCGAAGGCACTGGCCAAGACTCCCCCCAGTTGCGCCAAGCCCTGGAGCTGGCAGTGCTCTGCAACAACGCCAGCCTGGATGAAGGCGGCCTCGGCGATCCCCTGGAAGTGGCATTGCTGGCCGCCGGCCGCCAGGCCGGGCTGGAAAGGGAGGCCCTGCTGCGCCGCTGGCCCGAACTGCGGGAAGAGGCTTTCAGCACCGACAGCCGCATGATGGCCAGCTTCCACCAAGGGCCGGACGGCATCAGGGTGGCGGTCAAGGGCGCACCCGAGGCGGTGCTGGCAGCCTGCGCCTTTGAGGGAAGCGGGGACCAGGCTGAGCCCATGGTGGACGCCAGGCGCCAACACTGGCTGGCCCAGAACCAGCGGCTGGCAAAACAGGGGTTGAGGGTGCTGGCCCTGGCGGAAGGCCGCGCCGCCAACATCGAGGCCGAACCCTACCAGGGGCTCAGCCTGCTGGCCCTGGTAGGGCTGATGGACCCACCTCGCCAGGACGTGGCCCTGGCCCTGGCCCAATGCCGGGCCGCCGGGATCCGGGTGGTGATGGTCACGGGCGACCAGGCCGCCACCGCCGCTCATGTGGCCAGGCAGCTGGGGCTCGACGGTGATCAGCCCTTGGTGGTGGCCCAGGGCAAGGCGCTGCGCCCGCTGGACGAGATGAGCGAGCCAGACAAGGTGGCGGCCCTGGCCACTTCCGTCTTTGCCCGGGTCGAACCGGCCCAGAAGCTCAGGCTGGTGGCCCTGCACCAAGAGGCGGGCGCCGTGGTGGCCATGACCGGCGACGGGGTCAATGACGCCCCGGCCCTGAAACAGGCCGATATCGGCATCGCCATGGGCCAAAGGGGCACCCAGGTGGCCAGGGAGGCGGCCGCCATGGTGCTCAAGGACGACGCCTTCGCCACCCTGGTGCTGGCGGTGCGCCAGGGCCGCATCATCTTCGACAATATCCGCAGCTTCGTGCTCTATCTGCTGTCCTGCAACATCAGCGAACTGATGGTGGTGGCCCTGGCCACACTGGCGGACGCCCCCTTGCCGCTGCTGCCGCTGCAGATCCTCTACCTCAACCTGGTCACGGACGTTTTCCCCGCCCTGGCCCTGGGAGTGGGGCCTGGGGCGCCGGGGGTCATGGAGAGGCCGCCCAGGCCAAGGGCGGAGGCGGTCATCGACGGCCGCCACTGGCTGGCCATCCTCGGCTATGGCAGCAGCATCACCTTTGCCGTGCTGGGGGCCTTCGCTCTGGCTCTGGGCCCGCTGGCGCTGGCGCCGGCCGCCGCCGTGACCATCGCCTTCCTGACCCTGGCCCTGGCCCAGCTCTGGCATCTCTTCAACATGCGCCAGCCCGGCAGCAGTTGGCGCCACAACGCCATAGTCCGCAATCCCTATGCCTGGGCCGCCCTGGCCCTGTGCCTGGTGCTGCTGTGGCTGGCCCTCTACCTGCCCCCCCTGGCCGCTTTGCTGCACCTCGAGCCCCCCGGCCTCACCGGCTGGGCCCTGGTGTTGTCGGCCTCCCTGCTGCCGTTGCTGCTGGGCCAGTCGCTCAAAGCCCTTAACTTGACTCAGCGCAAACACCCCTGA
- a CDS encoding LysR family transcriptional regulator — MNQLEQIRIFVELVKAGSATQAARQLNLATSAVSRRLKELEARLGTELLHRTTRSMTLTDDGRAYYERCVRILEDLDEAERELGSRSGELSGRLRITTPWSFGVSHLVPAITEFMYLHPRVEIDLDMNDRKVDLVAEGFDLAIRIGELEDSSLVARKLAPVSHVVAAAPDYFQRHGRPQSPQELAGHQGLCYANLKAPGQWLYFDDQGRRQSVKVPIRFRASNGDALRHAAIAGLGVLCEPSFITYQAIRQGLLEPVLTQYRWYQMGIYALYPGTRHLSPRVRGFIDFLGKRFGDHPEWEAALDPFRA; from the coding sequence ATGAACCAGTTGGAGCAGATCCGCATCTTCGTGGAACTGGTCAAGGCCGGCAGCGCCACCCAGGCCGCCCGGCAGTTGAACCTGGCCACCTCGGCGGTGAGCCGCCGCCTCAAGGAGCTGGAGGCCAGGCTCGGCACCGAGCTGCTGCACCGCACCACCCGCAGCATGACCCTCACCGACGACGGCCGCGCCTACTATGAGCGCTGCGTGCGGATCCTCGAGGATCTGGACGAGGCGGAGCGGGAGCTGGGCAGCCGCTCGGGGGAGCTGAGCGGCCGCCTGCGCATCACCACCCCCTGGAGCTTCGGGGTCTCGCACCTGGTGCCGGCCATCACCGAATTCATGTACCTGCATCCCAGGGTGGAGATCGACCTGGACATGAACGACCGCAAGGTCGACCTGGTGGCGGAAGGCTTCGACCTGGCCATCCGCATCGGCGAGCTGGAAGACTCCAGCCTGGTGGCCCGCAAGCTGGCGCCGGTCAGCCACGTGGTGGCCGCAGCGCCGGACTATTTCCAGCGCCACGGCCGGCCCCAAAGTCCGCAAGAGCTGGCCGGCCACCAGGGGCTCTGCTACGCCAACCTCAAGGCCCCTGGCCAGTGGCTCTATTTCGACGATCAGGGCCGGCGCCAGAGCGTCAAGGTGCCCATCAGGTTCAGGGCCAGCAACGGCGACGCCCTGCGCCACGCCGCCATCGCCGGCCTGGGAGTGCTCTGTGAGCCCAGCTTCATCACCTACCAGGCCATACGCCAGGGGCTGCTGGAACCGGTGCTGACCCAATATCGCTGGTACCAGATGGGGATCTACGCCCTCTACCCCGGCACCCGCCACCTCTCTCCCAGGGTCAGGGGCTTCATCGACTTCCTGGGCAAGCGCTTCGGCGACCACCCGGAGTGGGAGGCGGCGCTGGATCCCTTCAGGGCCTGA
- the bdcA gene encoding SDR family oxidoreductase: MANLTGKKALVLGGSRGIGAAIVTRLAAEGADTHFTYAGSVDAANSLAAATGTQASRVDNSDRDSLSAFIAAQGPLDILVISAGTLVMGDPLELDADQVDRMIDINVRAPYHAAVAAARQMPEGGRIIVIGSVNGDRMPMAGAAAYALTKSAVQGMVRGLARDLGARGITVNNVQPGPVDTEMNPAEGPFAELMHSFMAIKRHGRGDEIAAFVAFLAGPEAGYITGAQHSIDGGFGA, translated from the coding sequence ATGGCCAATCTGACCGGAAAGAAAGCCCTGGTACTGGGCGGTAGTCGCGGCATAGGCGCCGCCATAGTGACCCGCCTGGCCGCCGAGGGCGCCGACACCCACTTCACCTATGCCGGCTCTGTCGACGCCGCCAACAGCCTGGCCGCCGCTACCGGCACCCAGGCCAGCCGGGTGGACAACAGCGACCGCGACAGCCTGAGTGCCTTCATCGCCGCCCAGGGGCCCCTGGACATACTGGTGATCAGCGCCGGCACCCTGGTGATGGGCGACCCCCTGGAACTGGATGCCGACCAGGTGGACAGGATGATCGACATCAACGTCCGCGCCCCTTACCACGCCGCTGTGGCGGCGGCCAGGCAGATGCCCGAAGGGGGCCGCATCATCGTCATAGGCTCGGTCAACGGCGACCGCATGCCCATGGCCGGCGCCGCCGCCTATGCCCTCACCAAGTCCGCCGTCCAGGGCATGGTCCGCGGCCTGGCCCGGGACCTGGGGGCGCGCGGCATCACCGTCAACAACGTCCAGCCCGGCCCCGTCGACACCGAGATGAACCCGGCCGAAGGCCCCTTCGCGGAGTTGATGCACAGCTTCATGGCCATCAAGCGCCATGGCCGCGGCGACGAAATTGCGGCCTTCGTGGCCTTCCTGGCCGGCCCCGAGGCCGGTTACATCACAGGTGCCCAGCACAGCATCGACGGCGGCTTCGGCGCCTGA
- a CDS encoding FMN-dependent NADH-azoreductase has protein sequence MSKLNILRIDASMRVKGSTGRQLSDQLIDRLGQGQQLKVVNRDLSQGISFISDAWIEANFTDKAERSPQQQGVLAQSDALVGEVRDADVLVLAVPIYNFGVPAAFKAWVDQIARARETFRFTERGPEGLLTGKKAYVIVTSGGTPMFSDIDFASGFVRHVLGFIGITDVTFIGADKQLMDAEALAKAEAQIAAIAA, from the coding sequence ATGTCCAAGCTCAACATCCTGCGTATCGACGCCAGCATGCGTGTCAAAGGCTCCACCGGCCGCCAGCTCAGCGATCAGCTGATCGACAGGCTGGGCCAGGGCCAGCAACTCAAGGTGGTCAACCGCGACCTCAGCCAGGGGATCAGCTTCATCAGCGACGCCTGGATCGAGGCCAACTTCACCGACAAGGCCGAGCGCAGCCCCCAGCAGCAGGGGGTACTGGCCCAGTCAGACGCCCTGGTCGGCGAGGTGCGCGACGCCGACGTGCTGGTGCTGGCGGTGCCCATCTACAACTTCGGGGTGCCGGCCGCCTTCAAGGCCTGGGTCGACCAGATAGCCCGGGCCCGCGAGACCTTCCGTTTCACGGAGCGGGGCCCCGAAGGACTGCTGACCGGCAAGAAGGCCTATGTCATCGTCACCTCCGGCGGCACCCCCATGTTCAGCGACATCGACTTCGCCTCCGGCTTCGTGCGCCATGTGCTGGGCTTCATCGGCATTACCGACGTGACCTTCATCGGCGCCGACAAGCAGCTGATGGACGCCGAGGCCCTGGCCAAGGCCGAGGCCCAGATAGCGGCCATCGCCGCCTGA
- a CDS encoding ArnT family glycosyltransferase: protein MRKVFTGPTLAALLGLVLILARLLAFPLLPVDETRYLSVAWEMAQNGNWLVPHLNGAPYPHKPPLMFWLINLAWQLGISSDYLSRLVMPLVGLLNFFLLSALVKAASPQDEATANRAPLVLLTLLPWALFLPLTMFDMTVTLCLLLAVWSMLKSRQDRRWLWLAGLGVGLGMLAKGPVMLLYWLPLTLGYKYWQGEVGNNKRWLADTGLATLLGIAVVLAWAVPAAIHGGEAYAQAIFWRQSAGRVANAFAHTRPWYWYLMMVPLLMLPWTLTRFWKGSFSATPLQRMALWGMLPQLLLFSLVSSKQIHYLLPTLPFLAIWLASKWPQFQAKRQWGQALLLLALTVALAMLPDIAAKQFPAAPLPQWVRALALVPLAFAWLMLRQPKDAVLMLAFPLSMQLLLLAVAPAMHHYYDLSPIAQKVAALQQEGRPLGYLGKYANQFRFLGRGSADLTDLHGADAIRDWAQGHPNGALVVVVRHLSPQVRAVAIASTPYRKRYYVLLPSSQWQLLTDQPEDVDE from the coding sequence ATGCGTAAAGTCTTCACCGGCCCGACCCTGGCAGCCTTGCTGGGATTGGTGCTGATCCTGGCCAGGTTGCTGGCCTTCCCCCTGCTTCCCGTCGACGAGACCCGCTACCTGTCGGTGGCCTGGGAGATGGCCCAGAACGGCAACTGGCTGGTGCCCCACCTGAACGGCGCCCCCTATCCCCACAAACCGCCGCTGATGTTTTGGTTGATCAACCTGGCCTGGCAACTGGGCATCAGCTCGGATTACCTCTCCCGCCTGGTAATGCCCCTGGTGGGCCTGCTCAACTTCTTCCTGCTCAGCGCCCTGGTGAAAGCGGCCTCCCCTCAGGACGAGGCCACGGCCAACAGGGCCCCCCTGGTGCTGCTGACCCTGTTGCCCTGGGCCCTGTTCCTGCCCCTGACCATGTTCGACATGACGGTGACCCTCTGCCTGCTGCTGGCCGTCTGGAGCATGCTCAAGAGCCGCCAGGACCGCCGCTGGCTGTGGCTGGCCGGCCTGGGTGTGGGCCTCGGCATGCTGGCCAAGGGCCCCGTGATGCTGCTCTACTGGTTGCCGTTGACCCTGGGTTACAAGTACTGGCAAGGCGAGGTGGGTAACAACAAGCGCTGGCTGGCCGACACCGGCCTGGCCACCCTGCTCGGCATCGCCGTGGTGCTGGCCTGGGCCGTCCCGGCCGCCATCCACGGTGGCGAGGCTTATGCCCAAGCCATCTTCTGGCGCCAGTCCGCAGGCCGCGTCGCCAACGCCTTCGCCCATACCAGGCCCTGGTACTGGTACCTGATGATGGTGCCGCTGCTGATGCTGCCCTGGACCCTGACCCGCTTCTGGAAAGGCTCATTTTCCGCCACGCCGCTGCAGCGCATGGCCCTCTGGGGCATGCTGCCGCAGCTGTTGCTGTTCAGCCTGGTCAGCTCCAAACAGATCCACTACCTGCTGCCCACCCTGCCCTTCCTGGCCATCTGGCTGGCCAGCAAATGGCCCCAGTTCCAGGCCAAGCGCCAGTGGGGCCAGGCCCTGCTGCTGCTGGCATTGACTGTGGCCCTGGCCATGCTGCCCGACATCGCCGCCAAGCAGTTCCCTGCCGCCCCCCTGCCGCAATGGGTCAGGGCCCTGGCGCTGGTGCCCCTGGCCTTTGCCTGGCTGATGCTGCGCCAGCCCAAGGATGCTGTGCTGATGCTGGCCTTCCCCCTGTCCATGCAGTTGCTGCTGTTGGCGGTGGCCCCGGCCATGCACCACTACTACGACCTGTCCCCCATAGCCCAGAAGGTCGCGGCGCTGCAGCAAGAAGGCCGGCCCCTGGGCTACCTCGGCAAGTACGCCAACCAGTTCCGCTTCCTTGGCCGTGGCAGCGCTGATCTCACCGACCTGCACGGCGCGGACGCCATCCGCGACTGGGCCCAAGGCCATCCCAACGGTGCGCTGGTGGTGGTGGTAAGGCACCTGAGCCCGCAGGTTCGGGCTGTCGCCATCGCCAGCACCCCCTACCGCAAGCGCTACTATGTGCTGCTGCCCAGCAGCCAGTGGCAACTGCTGACGGACCAACCGGAAGACGTCGACGAGTAA
- a CDS encoding Lpp/OprI family alanine-zipper lipoprotein, translating into MKRTVTLAALIVAAASLSGCANSNLESQVQALSNKVDQLSGKVDQMASDQAMIKKDVADAKSAAENANMEAKRANQRIDNMSSTYYKK; encoded by the coding sequence ATGAAGCGTACTGTGACATTGGCGGCCCTCATCGTTGCGGCTGCATCCCTTTCCGGCTGTGCCAACAGCAACCTGGAGTCCCAGGTGCAGGCACTGTCCAACAAGGTAGACCAGCTCTCCGGCAAGGTAGACCAGATGGCCTCAGACCAGGCGATGATCAAAAAGGATGTGGCGGATGCCAAGTCGGCTGCCGAGAATGCCAACATGGAGGCCAAGCGGGCCAACCAGCGCATCGACAACATGTCGTCGACCTACTACAAGAAATAA
- a CDS encoding L,D-transpeptidase family protein, producing MRLLLLSLLLSACAQAAVFPLPPKDSALLGQLVSYKVEKGDYFEAIARDRDLSPLNLIEANPGIDPLLPSPGLLLTLPTAMLLPDAPRQGIVINLAELRLYYFDTANKRVFVFPVGIGRIGLDSPLGQTAVVSKQKDPVWTPTKGTHERLAEQGQSIPDKVPAGPDNPLGKYALRLGFKGGQYLIHGTNLDVGVGMRVSAGCIRLMPDNIEELFQMVPVGTPVRIVNQPVKTALEPDGTLYLEVHQPLTRGGSAPDLLQLSQSQQKWLSANFADEDRVRQALLAKSGLPLAVGQKQQGASVQAP from the coding sequence ATGAGGTTATTGCTCCTCTCCCTGCTGCTCAGCGCCTGCGCCCAGGCCGCCGTCTTCCCCCTGCCCCCAAAGGACAGCGCCCTGCTGGGCCAACTGGTCAGCTACAAGGTGGAAAAGGGGGACTATTTCGAGGCCATAGCCCGCGACCGGGATCTCAGCCCCCTCAATCTCATAGAGGCCAACCCCGGCATAGATCCTCTGTTGCCGTCCCCCGGCTTGCTGCTGACCCTGCCCACCGCCATGCTGCTGCCAGACGCTCCCCGCCAAGGCATCGTCATCAACCTGGCCGAGCTGCGCCTCTATTATTTCGATACCGCCAACAAGCGGGTCTTCGTCTTCCCTGTGGGCATAGGCCGCATCGGCCTGGACAGCCCCCTGGGCCAGACGGCCGTGGTCAGCAAGCAGAAGGATCCGGTCTGGACCCCCACCAAAGGCACCCATGAGCGCCTTGCCGAGCAGGGCCAAAGCATTCCCGACAAGGTGCCGGCCGGCCCCGACAACCCCCTCGGCAAGTACGCCCTGCGCCTCGGCTTCAAAGGCGGCCAGTACCTCATTCACGGCACCAACCTGGACGTCGGCGTGGGCATGAGGGTCAGCGCCGGTTGCATCCGCCTGATGCCGGACAACATTGAGGAACTGTTCCAGATGGTGCCGGTGGGCACCCCGGTGCGCATCGTCAACCAGCCCGTCAAGACGGCCCTGGAGCCGGACGGCACCCTCTACCTGGAAGTGCACCAGCCCCTGACCCGGGGCGGTAGCGCCCCCGACCTGCTGCAACTCAGCCAGTCCCAGCAGAAGTGGCTGAGCGCCAACTTCGCCGACGAGGACAGGGTGCGCCAGGCCCTGCTGGCCAAGAGCGGCCTGCCCCTGGCCGTCGGCCAGAAACAACAAGGCGCCTCAGTACAGGCGCCTTGA
- a CDS encoding mechanosensitive ion channel family protein, translating into METVKTFWQSHAELFLDLAYKALLVLLVLVATAVLAGWARRSVRHAHQKLNKLDATLVPLLSSLAGYGFYLVGLVIILDILGFNTSSLIALLGAAGLAVGLALKDTLGNIAAGIMLLILRPFKAGDFIECGSFSGTVKEVGLFTTVLETGDGLYVSAPNGSLWGAPIKNYSRNGKRRMDLVVGIAYGDPLEKGLAVLARLAAEEPRLLSDPAPQVMVLTLGESSVNLQLRAWAKVADYWPAYWDLNQRIKLAIEAEGLTIPFPQRVLSLAPGHSFVSKESH; encoded by the coding sequence ATGGAAACCGTCAAAACGTTTTGGCAGAGCCATGCCGAGCTCTTCCTGGATCTGGCCTACAAGGCGCTGTTGGTGCTGCTGGTGCTGGTGGCGACTGCCGTGCTGGCGGGCTGGGCCCGCAGATCGGTACGCCATGCCCACCAGAAGCTCAACAAGTTGGACGCCACCCTGGTGCCGCTGCTGTCCAGCCTGGCGGGCTACGGTTTCTACCTGGTGGGGCTGGTCATCATCCTCGATATCCTCGGCTTCAACACCTCCAGCCTCATCGCCCTGCTGGGTGCCGCCGGCCTGGCGGTGGGCCTGGCCCTCAAGGACACCCTCGGCAATATCGCCGCCGGCATCATGCTGCTGATCCTGAGGCCCTTCAAGGCGGGGGACTTCATCGAATGCGGCAGCTTCAGCGGCACAGTGAAAGAAGTGGGGCTCTTCACCACAGTGCTGGAAACCGGGGATGGCCTCTATGTCAGCGCCCCCAACGGCAGCCTCTGGGGAGCCCCCATCAAGAATTACAGCCGTAACGGCAAGAGGCGCATGGATCTGGTGGTGGGCATCGCCTATGGCGACCCCCTGGAGAAGGGCCTGGCGGTGCTGGCTCGCCTGGCCGCCGAAGAGCCGAGGCTGCTGAGCGATCCTGCGCCCCAGGTGATGGTACTGACCCTGGGGGAGAGCAGCGTCAACCTGCAGCTGCGGGCCTGGGCCAAAGTGGCGGACTACTGGCCCGCCTACTGGGACCTTAACCAGCGCATCAAGCTGGCCATCGAAGCCGAGGGCCTCACCATTCCCTTCCCGCAGCGGGTATTGTCCCTGGCCCCCGGCCATTCGTTCGTTTCCAAGGAGTCCCATTGA
- a CDS encoding calcium/sodium antiporter, giving the protein MLLPLLAVLAGLALLVWSADRFVDGAAATARHAGMPPLLIGMVVIGFGTSAPEMVVSALAALNGNPDLALGNAYGSNITNIALILGLVAMLSPIQVQSQVLKKELPVLGGVTLLAGALLLDGKLGRLDAAILLGVFAVLMGWSIHQGLRQRGDALSKEVGSELKTHPMPLNRALFWLLLGLVLLVVSSRILVWGAVAIAQQLGVSDLVIGLTVVAVGTSLPELASSLAAVRKGEHDLALGNVIGSNLFNTLAVVGIAAAIRPMSVDMLVLHRDWVLMAVLTVLLFVMGSRQSRINRVEGAVLLACYLGYTGYLVSTMVA; this is encoded by the coding sequence ATGTTGTTACCCCTTCTGGCCGTGCTGGCGGGCCTGGCCCTGCTGGTTTGGAGCGCCGACCGCTTCGTGGACGGCGCCGCGGCCACGGCCCGCCACGCCGGCATGCCGCCGCTGTTGATCGGTATGGTGGTGATCGGCTTCGGCACCTCGGCCCCTGAGATGGTGGTCTCGGCCCTGGCGGCCCTGAACGGCAATCCCGACCTGGCCCTGGGCAACGCCTACGGCTCCAACATCACCAATATCGCCCTGATCCTGGGGCTGGTGGCCATGCTGAGCCCGATCCAGGTGCAGTCCCAGGTGCTGAAGAAGGAGCTGCCGGTGCTGGGGGGCGTGACCTTGCTGGCCGGTGCCTTGCTGCTGGACGGCAAGCTGGGGCGCCTGGACGCCGCCATCCTGCTGGGGGTCTTCGCCGTGCTGATGGGCTGGAGCATCCACCAGGGCCTGCGCCAGCGTGGCGATGCCCTCAGCAAGGAAGTGGGGAGCGAACTCAAGACCCATCCCATGCCCCTGAACCGGGCCCTGTTCTGGCTGCTGCTGGGGCTGGTGCTGCTGGTGGTCAGCTCGCGGATACTGGTCTGGGGGGCCGTCGCCATAGCCCAGCAACTGGGGGTCAGCGATCTGGTGATCGGCCTGACGGTGGTGGCGGTGGGTACCTCGTTGCCGGAGCTGGCCAGCTCCCTGGCGGCGGTGCGCAAGGGCGAACATGACCTGGCCCTTGGCAACGTCATCGGTTCCAATCTCTTCAATACCCTGGCGGTGGTGGGCATAGCGGCCGCCATCAGGCCCATGTCGGTGGACATGCTGGTGCTGCACCGGGACTGGGTGCTGATGGCGGTGTTGACGGTGCTGCTGTTCGTCATGGGCAGCCGCCAGAGCCGCATCAACCGCGTCGAGGGAGCGGTGCTGCTGGCCTGTTACCTGGGCTACACCGGCTACCTGGTCAGCACCATGGTGGCCTGA
- a CDS encoding LysE family translocator: MTAQSALSFFIAIYIFCLTPGPGVFAILGRALAKGAGACLWLGLGMILSDILYLLAACFGLAAIASHFSGLFLGIRLAGAAYLLYLAYRMWTAKPAPPADGHPGRGDGAFSFVQGMLISLSNPKAILFYLAFLPSFMDLTALTGQDIALVVALTFTGLFLGVWTVAGFAGRARLFFRSERAMRGLNRGAGSLMAAAGLFLASR; encoded by the coding sequence ATGACAGCACAAAGCGCCCTCTCCTTTTTCATCGCCATCTATATCTTCTGCCTGACCCCGGGGCCAGGGGTCTTCGCCATCTTGGGGCGGGCCCTGGCCAAGGGGGCCGGCGCCTGCCTCTGGCTGGGGCTCGGCATGATCCTCTCCGACATCCTCTACCTGCTGGCCGCCTGCTTTGGCCTGGCCGCCATTGCCAGCCACTTCAGTGGCCTCTTCCTGGGTATCCGCTTGGCCGGTGCCGCCTACCTGCTGTACCTGGCCTACCGGATGTGGACGGCAAAGCCGGCCCCGCCCGCCGACGGGCATCCGGGCCGGGGCGACGGCGCCTTCAGCTTCGTCCAGGGCATGCTGATCTCCCTGTCCAACCCCAAGGCGATCCTCTTCTACCTGGCCTTCCTGCCAAGCTTCATGGACCTGACGGCCCTGACCGGCCAGGATATCGCCCTGGTGGTGGCCCTGACCTTCACCGGCCTCTTCCTGGGAGTCTGGACTGTGGCCGGTTTTGCCGGCAGGGCCAGGCTCTTCTTCCGCTCCGAGCGGGCCATGCGCGGCCTTAACCGCGGCGCCGGCAGCCTGATGGCCGCCGCCGGCCTCTTCCTGGCCAGCCGCTGA